A region of Nitrosomonas stercoris DNA encodes the following proteins:
- a CDS encoding multidrug resistance protein MdtC: MNISAPFIRRPVGTILLTIGLMLAGVGAFFMLPVAALPQVDFPIIMVQADLPGASPSTMAASVASPLERRLGIIAGVNEMTSSSSTGSTRIVLQFDLSRDIDGAARDVQAAINAARADLPATLKTNPSYRKANPAESPILILVLTSPTRSPSEIYDQVSTIVQQRLLQVEGVGNVELGGAALPSVRVEINPLALARYGIAMEDVRTALQSESANRPRGIVDSGDHSWQIYMRQPGLDATDYRDMVIAWRDGAAVRLSDVANVANGPEDIRTMGFYNGQQAVPILIRRQPGANIVQVVDSLKAQIPALRATMPPDIHLDIVSDRTLTIRSSLHEVEITLLIATLLVILVVSLFLRSWRATLIPAAAVVTSLLGTFVVMYLAGFSLDNLSLMALTVATGFVVDDAIVVVENISRHIEKGMEPFQAALVGAREVGFTVLSISLSLVAVFVPLIFMEGLVGRLFREFSLTMTVAVLISLVVSLTTTPMLAARCLSKEADEGKIMQLFQRGFDRLQAWYAHVLDWALAHRKTVLLLLAGAVVLNVYLIVIAPKGFFPEQDTGGIAGGVRVDQSISFTNLRDKLARLAEIVKSDPDVAAVIAIAGGSRAGGGFLYVTLKPRAQRASASAIIARLRPQLSQIGGVKLFLNPTQDLRMGGRHTTSTYQYVLKAVDSDMLRTAGQELVEALKQHGNRALVDVDIDQLDAGANVFVEVNRDAAARLGVSMQSIDAALYNMFGQRQVANIYSGLNQYHIVMETPRQFNRSPQSLNDVYLPVSVAGETTPSASIGSTASGGSATAFGSAVSTAARTMIPLSAVASWSTGSTSAAVSHSDGEPSATISFNLPPGGALGAAADAIEEVRASLALPTTVHGEFSGTAKVFEQTTANIPLLILAALGTIYIVLGILYESLIHPLTTLSTLPSAGVGAMIALMATGGQFDIIALIGIILLIGIVKKNAILIIDFALEAERGGASPYEAVREASLLRFRPILMTTLAAALGALPLALGFGDGSELRRPLGIAIFGGLVASQILTLLTTPVVYLVLDRFRRRGMHEQQLSRHGHSSTF; the protein is encoded by the coding sequence GTGAATATTTCAGCACCTTTTATTCGTCGACCAGTTGGGACTATCCTGCTCACTATCGGCTTGATGTTGGCCGGAGTAGGTGCGTTCTTCATGTTGCCAGTGGCGGCTCTGCCACAAGTGGATTTTCCAATTATTATGGTGCAGGCTGATCTGCCTGGTGCCAGCCCTTCCACGATGGCGGCAAGCGTTGCTTCACCTCTGGAGCGGCGTTTGGGCATTATTGCCGGCGTCAACGAGATGACCTCCAGCTCGTCAACGGGCTCGACGCGTATTGTGCTGCAATTTGATCTATCTCGCGATATTGATGGCGCTGCACGAGATGTTCAAGCAGCGATCAACGCTGCCCGCGCCGATTTGCCCGCCACCCTTAAAACCAACCCCAGTTATCGTAAGGCCAATCCAGCTGAATCACCGATTCTGATTCTGGTGTTGACTTCACCTACGCGTAGCCCTTCTGAAATTTATGATCAGGTGTCAACCATTGTCCAGCAGCGTTTGTTGCAGGTAGAAGGTGTTGGCAATGTGGAACTGGGTGGCGCGGCTCTGCCGTCAGTGCGGGTGGAAATCAATCCATTGGCGCTGGCACGTTATGGCATTGCCATGGAAGATGTCCGTACTGCGCTGCAATCGGAAAGTGCTAATCGACCACGTGGTATTGTTGATTCTGGCGACCATAGTTGGCAGATTTATATGCGCCAACCGGGGTTGGATGCCACTGATTATCGTGACATGGTGATTGCCTGGCGGGATGGGGCAGCAGTACGTTTGTCTGATGTAGCCAATGTAGCCAATGGGCCAGAAGATATTCGCACCATGGGTTTTTACAATGGGCAGCAAGCGGTACCTATTCTGATCAGACGGCAACCAGGGGCTAATATTGTGCAAGTGGTCGATTCCCTGAAAGCGCAAATTCCAGCTTTACGCGCCACTATGCCGCCAGATATTCATCTGGACATTGTGTCAGACCGTACCTTGACGATCCGCTCTTCACTGCATGAAGTTGAAATCACCTTACTCATTGCAACGTTGCTTGTGATTCTGGTCGTCAGCCTGTTTTTGAGAAGCTGGCGTGCTACCTTGATTCCTGCTGCTGCAGTAGTCACTTCTCTGCTAGGTACGTTTGTGGTGATGTATCTTGCTGGTTTCTCGTTAGATAATCTGTCATTGATGGCGTTGACAGTGGCAACTGGCTTTGTGGTGGATGATGCCATTGTGGTTGTGGAAAATATCAGCCGGCATATCGAAAAAGGCATGGAGCCTTTTCAGGCAGCATTGGTTGGCGCGCGTGAAGTGGGTTTCACGGTGCTATCCATTTCACTCAGTTTGGTAGCGGTATTTGTCCCACTCATTTTTATGGAAGGATTGGTCGGGCGGTTGTTCAGAGAGTTTTCCTTGACTATGACCGTGGCAGTATTGATCAGTCTGGTGGTCTCATTGACCACTACTCCCATGCTGGCCGCGCGTTGTCTCAGCAAAGAAGCAGATGAAGGAAAAATCATGCAGCTGTTTCAGCGTGGTTTTGATCGGCTGCAAGCATGGTATGCGCATGTGCTGGATTGGGCATTGGCTCATCGTAAAACTGTGTTGCTGCTACTGGCAGGAGCAGTTGTACTGAATGTGTATTTGATTGTGATTGCTCCCAAGGGATTTTTCCCCGAACAGGATACAGGGGGAATTGCCGGGGGAGTGCGTGTAGATCAAAGTATTTCTTTTACTAATCTGCGCGATAAGTTGGCTCGATTAGCTGAGATTGTGAAAAGTGATCCTGATGTTGCAGCAGTGATTGCGATTGCAGGTGGTTCGCGTGCAGGAGGAGGATTTCTTTATGTCACACTAAAACCCAGAGCACAACGAGCTTCAGCATCGGCAATCATCGCACGCTTGCGCCCGCAATTGAGTCAGATAGGAGGCGTGAAGCTCTTTCTTAATCCCACCCAGGATTTACGCATGGGTGGGCGCCATACCACCAGTACTTATCAATATGTCTTGAAGGCGGTGGATTCCGATATGCTGAGAACAGCGGGGCAAGAATTGGTGGAAGCATTGAAACAACATGGCAATCGTGCACTGGTGGATGTGGATATTGATCAGCTGGATGCGGGCGCCAATGTATTTGTAGAAGTCAATCGAGATGCAGCTGCTCGCCTTGGCGTTTCCATGCAATCCATTGATGCTGCTTTGTACAACATGTTTGGCCAACGACAAGTGGCTAATATTTACTCCGGTCTCAATCAGTATCATATTGTGATGGAAACACCGCGCCAGTTTAATCGTTCTCCACAATCGTTGAATGACGTTTATCTGCCGGTGTCAGTAGCTGGCGAAACAACTCCTTCAGCCAGCATTGGTAGTACGGCCAGTGGAGGTTCTGCAACCGCCTTTGGCAGTGCGGTCAGTACCGCTGCGCGTACTATGATTCCATTGTCTGCCGTTGCTAGCTGGTCAACAGGATCAACCAGCGCCGCCGTCAGTCACTCTGATGGAGAACCTTCTGCAACTATCTCTTTCAACCTGCCGCCTGGGGGGGCGTTGGGTGCCGCTGCCGATGCTATTGAAGAAGTGCGAGCAAGTTTAGCGTTGCCGACGACAGTACATGGAGAATTTAGTGGAACAGCCAAGGTGTTTGAGCAGACAACAGCCAATATTCCGCTGCTGATTTTAGCAGCGCTAGGAACGATCTACATCGTGTTAGGTATTCTTTACGAAAGTTTGATTCATCCGTTGACCACATTGTCTACTCTGCCATCAGCTGGGGTAGGTGCCATGATTGCATTGATGGCAACGGGTGGGCAATTCGATATTATTGCACTGATTGGCATTATTTTGCTGATCGGGATCGTAAAGAAAAATGCCATTCTTATTATCGATTTTGCATTAGAAGCAGAACGTGGTGGTGCCAGTCCGTATGAAGCGGTGCGCGAAGCATCATTGTTGCGCTTTCGTCCAATTTTGATGACAACACTGGCAGCAGCATTAGGCGCATTACCGCTTGCATTGGGTTTTGGCGATGGTTCAGAACTGCGCCGGCCGCTGGGTATAGCCATTTTTGGTGGCTTGGTCGCCAGCCAGATTCTGACGTTATTGACCACGCCTGTAGTCTATCTTGTGCTGGATCGTTTCCGTCGGCGCGGCATGCATGAACAGCAACTCAGCCGCCATGGTCATTCTTCTACTTTTTAA
- a CDS encoding multidrug resistance protein MdtB has protein sequence MSSYPEETAVVAASGGVSRIFIFRPVATTLLMLTLLLSGLLAYRFLPLSSLPEVDFPTIRVTTLYPGASPDVMALTVTSPLERQFGQMPGLMRMTSVSSSGASVITLQFRLNLPLDIAEQEVQAAINVAGTLLPAALPTPPVYAKVNPADAPILSLGITSDTRSPGEVQGIIERQFSNKISQVSGVGLVSMIAGQRPAVRIQANIAALAARGLSLETLRTTISNANVNAAKGSLDGDSRSWFIDANDQLTDIAGYRNLVVGFANGAPIRLSDVASVVMATENTRLSAWKNDTPAVILDVQRQPGANVIGTVDTIKRILPDLEAQLPADVHVTLLTDRTTGIRASVEAVQFELILAVLFVTLVIFLFLGSLRATVIASISVPLSLVGAFAVMHFLEFSVNNLTLMALTIASGFVVDDAIVVLENIARHIENGMRPFAAALKGAGEIGFTVISLTISLVAVLIPLLFMGDVVGRLFREFAVTLAITILLSAVIALTLVPMLSAYWLRARAAEREQYIAQLIYQWFAWLTKHYATALDWVLARRTLTMLVFAVTVVLTLLLYLFVPKNLFPEQDTGQIAVTTVARQDIGYQRMVKLQQQVARAILAHPSVDSLSSTIGVDGQNPALSQGRMLVNLKPYGERLDQATILAELGQATTNIAGMQVYFRPVQDLVIDTSTGINAYRFSLQGADEELIAQWGEKLVAALKKNPQLINVTSNLFAGGRAARIDINRDAASRLGLSALTIDNALYDAFGQRIISTIYTQSSQNRVILEAMSGFIDDPQTLGMLQIPLPDGTSVPLSTFATIQTGATPLVVSREDQFPAVTIGFDPAPGVSLEQAVEAIEQTEQAINVPLALTTRFSGAASAFKASLGNELWLILAAIGVVYIVLGVLYESFIHPITILSTLPSAGIGALLGLWMTGSGLGVIGIIGIVLLIGIVKKNAIMMIDFALDAMREEQADSQHAIRQAALLRFRPIMMTTFAALFAAIPLIFGGGTGHELRQPLGIAMGSGLLLSQVLTLFTTPVIFLVLEDWQKRRSRSNRASTTQHSA, from the coding sequence ATGAGCAGTTATCCGGAAGAAACAGCTGTGGTTGCAGCGTCAGGCGGCGTATCGCGTATTTTTATTTTTCGTCCGGTTGCGACAACTTTGTTGATGCTGACGTTGTTACTGAGCGGGTTGCTTGCCTATCGCTTTCTGCCGTTGTCTTCCCTGCCGGAAGTAGATTTTCCAACTATTCGAGTCACTACGCTTTATCCGGGTGCGAGTCCAGATGTGATGGCGTTAACCGTGACTTCTCCATTGGAAAGGCAGTTTGGACAAATGCCTGGATTGATGCGTATGACTTCGGTTTCCTCCTCAGGTGCATCAGTCATTACCCTGCAGTTTCGTCTCAATTTGCCACTGGATATTGCGGAACAGGAAGTACAGGCAGCAATTAATGTCGCAGGAACATTGCTACCAGCAGCGCTACCGACACCGCCTGTGTATGCCAAGGTCAATCCTGCTGATGCACCTATTTTAAGTCTCGGCATTACTTCGGATACCCGTTCGCCAGGCGAAGTACAAGGTATTATTGAGCGGCAATTTTCCAACAAAATCTCACAAGTATCTGGCGTTGGGCTGGTATCCATGATTGCTGGACAAAGGCCAGCAGTACGTATTCAGGCCAATATTGCTGCGTTGGCAGCGCGTGGCTTATCGCTGGAGACGCTGCGCACCACAATCAGCAATGCTAATGTGAATGCTGCCAAGGGCAGTTTGGATGGAGACAGCAGAAGCTGGTTTATTGATGCCAATGATCAGCTGACCGATATTGCCGGCTATCGTAATCTGGTAGTGGGGTTTGCCAATGGTGCGCCAATTCGCTTGAGTGATGTTGCGAGCGTGGTAATGGCCACTGAGAATACTCGCTTGTCTGCCTGGAAGAATGACACGCCGGCTGTGATTCTTGATGTGCAGCGACAACCAGGCGCCAATGTCATTGGTACAGTCGATACGATTAAGCGCATTTTGCCTGATCTTGAAGCGCAATTACCCGCGGATGTGCATGTTACCTTGCTGACAGATCGAACCACTGGCATTCGAGCTTCTGTGGAAGCGGTGCAGTTTGAATTAATATTGGCTGTACTTTTTGTCACGCTGGTTATTTTCCTTTTCCTGGGATCGCTGCGTGCCACCGTGATTGCCAGCATCTCGGTCCCGCTTTCTCTGGTGGGTGCATTTGCCGTCATGCATTTTCTTGAATTTTCGGTAAATAATCTCACCTTGATGGCGCTGACGATTGCTTCCGGTTTCGTGGTGGATGATGCCATTGTTGTGCTTGAGAATATTGCACGTCACATAGAAAACGGCATGCGGCCATTTGCAGCAGCACTGAAAGGAGCGGGTGAAATCGGATTTACCGTTATTTCGTTAACGATCAGCCTGGTAGCCGTACTGATTCCATTGCTGTTTATGGGAGATGTGGTTGGACGCTTGTTTCGTGAATTTGCTGTTACTCTGGCAATTACCATTTTATTATCGGCAGTGATTGCACTAACACTGGTCCCGATGTTATCGGCTTATTGGTTGCGGGCACGTGCAGCAGAGCGTGAACAATATATCGCACAATTGATTTATCAATGGTTTGCATGGTTAACAAAACACTATGCAACCGCACTGGATTGGGTGCTGGCGCGCCGTACTTTGACTATGTTGGTGTTTGCAGTCACTGTGGTGTTGACGCTATTGTTGTACTTATTTGTGCCGAAAAACCTGTTTCCGGAACAGGACACCGGGCAAATCGCCGTGACTACTGTTGCCAGGCAGGATATTGGCTATCAGCGCATGGTGAAATTACAACAACAAGTGGCCCGCGCCATTCTTGCGCACCCATCTGTTGATAGTCTAAGTTCCACTATTGGAGTGGATGGCCAAAATCCAGCGCTGTCACAAGGGCGCATGCTGGTTAATCTCAAGCCATATGGAGAGCGGCTTGATCAGGCGACCATACTGGCAGAGCTTGGGCAGGCAACTACGAATATAGCAGGGATGCAGGTTTATTTTCGGCCAGTACAGGATTTAGTCATCGATACATCTACTGGCATCAATGCTTATCGGTTTTCTTTACAAGGAGCAGATGAAGAGTTGATTGCTCAGTGGGGAGAAAAATTGGTGGCCGCGTTGAAAAAAAATCCTCAGCTGATAAATGTGACTTCCAATCTGTTTGCAGGTGGACGCGCTGCTCGGATCGATATCAATCGCGATGCCGCCAGCCGGCTGGGCCTAAGTGCGCTCACGATTGATAATGCACTCTACGATGCGTTTGGACAACGGATTATCTCCACCATCTACACGCAATCCAGTCAGAATCGGGTGATACTGGAAGCAATGTCTGGCTTCATTGATGATCCGCAAACGCTTGGTATGCTGCAGATTCCGTTGCCAGATGGCACCAGTGTGCCATTGTCTACCTTTGCCACCATCCAGACCGGCGCGACTCCGTTAGTTGTTTCACGAGAAGACCAGTTTCCGGCAGTAACCATTGGTTTTGATCCTGCTCCTGGCGTATCGCTTGAGCAGGCAGTGGAAGCCATTGAACAAACCGAACAAGCCATTAATGTGCCACTTGCGCTGACGACTCGTTTTTCGGGAGCGGCCAGTGCATTCAAGGCTTCATTAGGAAACGAATTGTGGCTGATTTTGGCGGCCATTGGTGTGGTGTACATTGTGCTGGGGGTATTGTATGAAAGTTTTATCCATCCAATCACCATTTTGTCCACTTTGCCCTCAGCCGGGATCGGTGCTTTGCTGGGATTATGGATGACCGGATCCGGATTAGGCGTGATCGGTATCATTGGTATTGTGCTACTGATTGGTATTGTGAAGAAAAATGCCATCATGATGATTGATTTTGCGCTGGATGCCATGCGTGAAGAACAGGCAGACAGTCAGCATGCAATTCGACAAGCTGCCTTATTGCGTTTCCGCCCAATTATGATGACTACCTTTGCCGCTTTGTTTGCTGCAATACCATTGATCTTTGGGGGAGGCACCGGCCATGAACTGCGCCAACCACTCGGTATTGCAATGGGCAGCGGTTTACTGCTGAGCCAGGTATTAACCTTGTTTACGACCCCTGTCATTTTTCTGGTATTGGAAGATTGGCAGAAGCGCCGCTCACGATCGAATCGCGCCTCAACGACCCAGCATTCAGCGTGA
- a CDS encoding multidrug resistance protein MdtA — protein sequence MSEDNIEQATQKIDSPPSPPDDKHPRKHVLRNILLAVGLIAATVVVYQWIKQPAGRAHTRPAAAVGVRTAVHADIPVIVTALGTVQPLVTATVRPQLAGVLSKLMFQDGQLVKAGQTLAQIDPRPYRLALAEAKANLARDEAELTVAKLDLKRYETLLSQDSIASQQVDTQRALVRQLTGTVTADRAAIGTAELNLEYTAIKSPIDGRVGIRQVDIGNYLTPSDANGIVVVTQLDPIDISFSLPQIQLSAIGYQAGSGAGLPVKALDQNNNQLLATGHFLAFDNQVDTTTGTVKAKARFDNSDNTLFPGQFVNISLLVTTLQNAVTVPISAVRHGVPGDFVFVVQPDNTVRLTPVITGPSAEGLIAVTSGLEVGAVVVTDGADGLEDGSAVRQMEDDSSDGNKWQRSSFFQTDSMNRHS from the coding sequence ATGAGCGAGGATAATATAGAACAGGCTACTCAAAAAATTGATTCCCCCCCTTCTCCTCCGGACGATAAACACCCACGCAAGCATGTATTACGTAATATCTTGCTGGCTGTCGGGTTAATTGCAGCTACTGTGGTTGTATATCAATGGATAAAACAACCTGCAGGCAGAGCACATACTCGCCCAGCTGCTGCAGTCGGTGTGCGCACCGCTGTACATGCTGATATTCCCGTGATCGTGACAGCGCTGGGTACGGTGCAACCACTGGTAACCGCAACGGTACGTCCGCAGCTTGCTGGTGTCTTATCCAAGCTGATGTTTCAGGATGGTCAGCTGGTCAAAGCTGGGCAAACACTTGCACAAATTGATCCGCGTCCTTACCGTTTGGCGTTGGCAGAAGCCAAGGCCAATTTAGCACGTGATGAAGCTGAATTAACCGTGGCCAAACTGGATCTCAAGCGCTATGAAACATTGTTGAGTCAGGATTCCATCGCCAGCCAGCAAGTGGATACCCAGCGTGCGCTGGTGCGTCAACTTACTGGAACAGTTACGGCGGATCGTGCTGCAATTGGCACCGCTGAGCTTAATTTGGAGTATACCGCGATCAAATCTCCGATTGATGGCCGTGTGGGTATTCGTCAGGTGGATATTGGCAATTACCTCACGCCATCAGATGCGAATGGTATTGTGGTGGTGACCCAGCTTGATCCAATTGATATTAGTTTTTCCCTGCCGCAAATTCAGTTGTCCGCTATTGGTTATCAAGCTGGCAGTGGTGCTGGTTTACCAGTGAAGGCGCTAGATCAAAATAACAATCAATTGTTGGCTACTGGCCATTTCCTGGCGTTTGATAATCAAGTAGATACAACTACTGGCACTGTCAAAGCCAAGGCGCGCTTTGATAATAGCGATAACACACTTTTTCCGGGTCAATTTGTCAATATTTCTCTATTAGTAACCACTTTGCAGAACGCAGTGACTGTACCGATTAGTGCCGTGCGTCATGGTGTGCCGGGTGATTTTGTGTTCGTTGTACAACCAGATAACACGGTGCGGTTGACGCCCGTGATCACTGGTCCCAGTGCTGAAGGATTAATTGCAGTTACATCCGGGTTGGAGGTGGGGGCAGTGGTGGTCACCGATGGTGCAGATGGTCTGGAAGATGGTTCAGCCGTGCGTCAGATGGAGGATGATAGTTCGGACGGCAACAAGTGGCAGCGCAGCAGTTTCTTTCAGACTGACAGCATGAATCGACATTCATGA
- a CDS encoding vitamin B12 transporter BtuB, translating into MKRQFSLALTSLIYASVAWTAQDAGQEQQSEQIIDASSQAEESSDAGEGDEADGQQRSVTSNSSAPNGTVFKEMVITGETARDSHFTSPSSRVTRAQIEQQNAQTTEEVLKYMPSLQIRQRYVGDPNGMLGIRGADMFSTARSMVYADGMPLHNFLQASWNGAPRWSLVGPNEIDSADVVYGPFSAEYSGNSMGGVVNINTHLPHKQEFYLESSLFIQPYKNYGEDKGTFIGDRQYVSYGNRFQDKFTVFLSYNRLEAQGQPQSYFIDNTGLFDVAGGTAVSGGVRTPDTRGTPSIIYGDTGPEKVNTHLFKGKFGYDITSDILVLFTVAYEDLSRKQERARNYLYDTNGDSFWGGPALPCNSVATCANPGNASLDGTRFDVVQGGFSDSRDKRETLNLGLSLRGSLTPLWDIDTTLSYFDVLKDIRAASFFNHADPANTGAGQIQDFRKFNWLNYDLKLSNPALLENDKLSFLAGYHFDQNNLSFRQYALTDYASLTRGALQANRNNDGRTQTHAIFAQSMYRFLPQWDVTVGLRQEWWDTSKGVAANLPVPSRSETATSPKVSLGYEPGEWKFRYSFGRAHRFPVISELYQSLNSPTNILIANAALKPENGTHHNFMMEYGLPKGYVRVNAFRDDVNNAIQQVRSATGAITTGAFQNIGEVSTTGVELIYDQRNILGSRFDFMFNGTWMNAKVEKGPLVSFTTSTGQPADYNLTGKQVIRLPHWRANFFGTYHVTDAWDVSLSGRYVSDSYSSPDNKDYINNVFGSQSDFFFMDFKTSYRHQFSSGLKSRFSFGISNLNNDKAWVHHPYPQRTYLVEAAFSY; encoded by the coding sequence ATGAAAAGACAGTTTTCACTAGCGCTGACCAGCTTGATTTATGCTTCAGTCGCATGGACTGCTCAAGATGCAGGGCAAGAGCAACAGTCGGAACAGATAATAGATGCTTCATCACAAGCTGAAGAATCCAGTGACGCTGGTGAAGGCGATGAGGCTGATGGGCAGCAAAGATCTGTAACGAGCAACTCAAGCGCGCCAAATGGGACTGTTTTTAAGGAAATGGTTATTACTGGCGAAACGGCGCGTGATTCTCACTTTACATCGCCTTCCTCTCGTGTCACGCGTGCACAAATCGAGCAACAAAATGCGCAAACTACGGAAGAAGTACTCAAGTATATGCCCAGTTTGCAAATTCGCCAGCGCTACGTGGGAGATCCCAACGGGATGCTTGGCATTCGGGGAGCAGACATGTTTTCAACTGCGCGCAGCATGGTTTATGCTGATGGGATGCCACTGCACAACTTTCTGCAGGCAAGCTGGAATGGTGCGCCGCGCTGGTCATTGGTCGGCCCGAACGAGATTGATTCGGCAGATGTGGTATATGGCCCTTTTTCAGCTGAATACAGTGGTAATTCGATGGGTGGGGTCGTCAATATTAATACTCATTTGCCACATAAACAGGAATTTTATCTGGAAAGCAGCCTTTTTATTCAACCCTACAAGAATTATGGAGAGGACAAAGGGACATTTATTGGTGACAGACAATATGTTTCCTATGGCAATCGGTTCCAGGATAAATTTACGGTGTTTTTATCCTATAACCGTCTCGAAGCTCAGGGTCAACCACAATCTTATTTCATTGATAACACAGGATTATTTGATGTGGCTGGCGGAACAGCGGTCAGTGGTGGTGTCAGAACACCGGATACACGAGGTACGCCCAGTATTATTTATGGTGATACCGGGCCGGAGAAGGTGAATACTCATTTGTTCAAGGGCAAGTTTGGCTATGATATTACTTCTGACATATTGGTCCTTTTTACGGTGGCCTATGAAGATCTTTCCCGTAAGCAGGAACGTGCCCGTAATTATTTGTACGATACAAATGGCGATTCGTTTTGGGGCGGGCCAGCACTTCCTTGCAATTCAGTTGCAACTTGCGCTAATCCAGGCAATGCATCATTGGATGGCACACGTTTTGACGTGGTGCAAGGCGGTTTTTCTGACAGCCGTGATAAACGTGAAACGCTGAATCTGGGATTGTCCTTGCGCGGTTCGTTGACACCTTTATGGGATATCGACACCACGCTTAGCTATTTTGATGTGTTGAAAGATATTCGTGCTGCTTCTTTCTTTAATCATGCTGATCCGGCCAATACCGGCGCCGGACAGATCCAGGATTTTCGCAAATTCAATTGGCTGAATTACGATCTCAAGCTAAGCAACCCTGCATTATTGGAGAATGACAAGTTATCATTTTTAGCAGGTTATCATTTCGATCAGAACAATCTCAGTTTCAGGCAATACGCTCTGACAGATTATGCCAGTTTGACCCGGGGTGCCTTGCAAGCCAATCGGAATAATGATGGACGCACACAAACCCATGCTATTTTTGCGCAGTCCATGTATCGCTTTTTGCCGCAGTGGGATGTCACTGTCGGGCTGCGTCAGGAATGGTGGGATACCAGCAAGGGAGTAGCTGCCAATTTACCGGTGCCTAGTCGTTCCGAGACAGCCACCTCTCCTAAGGTTTCACTGGGTTATGAACCGGGAGAATGGAAATTTCGTTATTCTTTCGGACGTGCGCATCGCTTTCCGGTGATTTCCGAGCTGTATCAATCACTTAATTCTCCTACAAATATATTGATTGCCAATGCGGCGCTTAAACCAGAAAATGGTACGCATCATAATTTTATGATGGAATATGGATTGCCAAAGGGTTATGTGCGCGTGAATGCATTTCGGGATGATGTCAATAATGCTATTCAGCAGGTGCGTTCTGCTACAGGTGCCATTACAACCGGTGCATTCCAGAATATTGGCGAGGTCAGTACCACCGGCGTGGAATTAATCTATGATCAGAGAAATATTCTGGGTTCACGGTTTGATTTTATGTTTAATGGCACCTGGATGAATGCAAAGGTAGAAAAAGGACCGCTAGTTAGTTTTACAACCTCAACTGGTCAGCCTGCCGACTACAATTTGACTGGGAAACAGGTTATTCGCTTGCCACATTGGCGTGCCAACTTCTTTGGCACTTATCATGTAACGGATGCCTGGGATGTTTCCTTGTCTGGCCGATATGTCAGTGATTCATATAGCAGTCCGGATAACAAGGATTATATAAATAATGTATTTGGCTCCCAAAGTGATTTTTTCTTCATGGATTTCAAGACCAGCTATCGACATCAATTTAGTAGTGGATTGAAAAGCCGGTTTTCGTTCGGTATCAGCAACCTTAATAACGACAAAGCCTGGGTACATCATCCTTATCCACAACGTACCTATCTGGTTGAGGCTGCATTCAGTTATTAA